A window of the Brassica napus cultivar Da-Ae chromosome C5, Da-Ae, whole genome shotgun sequence genome harbors these coding sequences:
- the BNAA06G06790D gene encoding wings apart-like protein 1 isoform X2: MMERTYGRRKPGMPQRTLPDSLNDTVSQAEYLSSSSSPDIDPLDYSLLPFSSQDSWHSSSMSESREDYPRRAKRSRNGEGFTSTLLEAQEFGELMEHEDEVNFALDGLRNGQQVRIRRASLSSLLSICASQHQRRSLRAQGISQTIIDAILSLSLDDIPSNLAAATLFFLLTADGQDEHFMESPKCIKFLIKLLKPVVVTSAQGKPRSIGFNLLSLRKDVGPAQDAVKTNDPSSSVILSCVQELLVNCKEMRSADSYKAETTRPELSTKWVALLTMERACLSKISFDDTSGSVKKTGGNFKEKLRELGGLDAVLEVVMDCHAVMERWVECDTLSYQDKKDSLHKQTLMLLLKCLKIMENATFLSTDNQNHLLGFKKCLGSRESRMSFTELTISVIKMLSGLHLRGGVSSPHNVNPHCSIAGILVADRRVNNEVVTISSDTCSTVGSISTRNGSVSQRYQSIIDLDSPPSSTSGYQSSVSGNEPTKPTTRVGSSIAGSFAGRLASLGSDIARSTSRTSQVEEPSGKRNGKYSFLDENQDPFAFDLEDSKPSSKWALASVKQKKPRAQKKKGCYKKSKDECLYQRFPSQEESSNHRLNSQEESSGRDCSISLQVSSSTTNDIDEECLCLLSDCLLTAVKVLMNLTNDNAVGCRQVGGCGGLESMAELIAKHFPSFTRSPLFNEMDMTGSSQQKKDKHLTDQELDFLVAILGLLVNLVEKDGVNRSRLASASVPITKPERLQESEQEMIPLLCSIFLTNQGSADTKEETTPFTLDDEEAVLEGEKEAEKMIVEAYSALLLAFLSTESRSIRNSIKDYLPKRNLAILVPVLERFVAFHTTLNMIPPETHKAVMEVIESCKLP, from the exons ATGATGGAGCGAACGTACGGCCGCCGCAAGCCGGGTATGCCGCAAAGAACCCTACCCGACTCTCTAAACGACACCGTCTCGCAGGCGGAATAtctctcttcctcttcgtcGCCGGACATCGATCCCCTCGATTACTCCCTCCTCCCTTTCTCCAGCCAAGATTCGTGGCATTCTTCTTCGATGTCGGAATCTCGGGAGGATTATCCACGGAGGGCCAAAAGATCGAGGAACGGCGAGGGTTTTACCTCCACGTTGCTCGAGGCGCAGGAGTTCGGCGAGCTGATGGAGCACGAGGACGAGGTTAACTTTGCGCTTGATGGGTTGAGGAATGGGCAGCAGGTTAGGATCCGGAGGGCTAGTTTGTCGTCTCTGCTGTCGATTTGTGCTTCTCAGCACCAGCGCCGCTCGTTGAGGGCTCAAGG GATCTCCCAAACCATAATTGATGCGATTTTGAGTCTTAGCCTTGATGACATACCAAGCAATCTTGCCGCAGCCACCCTTTTCTTCCTGCTAACTGCTGAC GGCCAAGACGAGCACTTTATGGAGTCACCCAAGTGCATCAAGTTTCTGATAAAGTTGTTGAAACCTGTGGTTGTTACTAGCGCTCAGGGGAAGCCACGCAGTATAGGATTTAACCTCTTATCTTTACGAAAGGATGTTGGTCCAGCACAGGATGCGGTGAAAACGAATGATCCAAGCTCCAGCGTTATACTTTCATGTGTTCAGGAACTTCTTGTTAATTGCAAGGAGATGAGATCTGCTGATAGCTATAAAGCCGAAACAACGAGACCTGAGCTAAGTACGAAATGGGTGGCTTTGTTGACTATGGAGAGGGCTTGCTTATCCAAAATTTCGTTTGATG ATACTTCTGGTTCTGTGAAAAAGACCGGAGGGAATTTCAAGGAGAAACTGCGAGAACTAGGAGGACTTGATGCAGTCCTTGAGGTCGTTATGGACTGTCACGCTGTTATGGAG CGCTGGGTGGAATGCGACACACTGTCCTATCAGGATAAGAAAGATAGTCTGCATAAGCAGACTTTAATGCTGCTTTTGAAATGTCTGAAAATCATGGAGAATGCTACGTTCCTCAGCACAGACAACCAG AATCATTTGCTCGGGTTTAAGAAATGTTTGGGTTCTCGTGAATCCCGGATGTCTTTCACAGAGCTCACAATAAGTGTCATTAAGATGCTTTCAG GTCTTCACCTACGTGGAGGGGTTTCAAGTCCTCACAATGTAAATCCTCACTGTTCAATTGCTGGTATCTTGGTAGCAGATCGTAGAG TTAACAATGAGGTTGTGACAATAAGTTCAGATACATGCTCAACCGTTGGCTCCATCTCAACCAGGAATGGGAGTGTGTCCCAGAGATATCAATCCATAATCGATTTAGACTCGCCACCTTCATCGACGTCCGGTTATCAATCAAGTGTGTCAGGAAATGAGCCCACTAAGCCAACGACCAGAGTCGGTTCATCGATAGCTGGTTCGTTTGCAGGCAGATTGGCGTCACTGGGTAGTGACATTGCCAGAAGTACTTCAAGGACCAGTCAAGTTGAAGAACCAAGTGGTAAAAGAAATGGAAAATATTCATTCCTAGATGAAAACCAAGATCCTTTTGCGTTTGATTTGGAAGATTCTAAACCTTCGTCCAAGTGGGCGTTAGCATCTGTAAAGCAAAAGAAACCTAGAGCTCAAAAGAAGAAAGGGTGCTACAAGAAGAGTAAAGATGAATGTTTGTATCAGCGGTTCCCGAGCCAAGAGGAATCATCAAACCATAGGTTGAATTCCCAGGAAGAGTCAAGTGGCAGAGACTGCAGTATATCGCTGCAAGTATCTTCGTCTACAACAAATGACATTGATGAAGAATGTCTATGTCTTTTATCTGATTGCCTTCTAACAGCCGTTAAG GTTCTGATGAACTTAACAAATGATAACGCTGTCGGTTGTCGGCAAGTTGGTGGGTGCGGAGGGCTGGAAAGCATGGCTGAGTTAATTGCCAAACACTTTCCGTCTTTCACCAGATCTCCGCTTTTTAATGAGATGGATATGACAGGATCTTCCCAACAGAAGAAAGACAAACATCTTACAGATCAGGAGTTAGATTTTCTTGTTGCCATCTTGGGTTTGCTAGTAAATTTGGTTGAGAAAGACGGAGTGAACAG gtcaCGACTTGCTTCAGCGAGTGTTCCTATTACAAAACCAGAAAGGTTGCAAGAGAGTGAACAGGAGATGATTCCTTTATTGTGTTCAATCTTTCTCACCAATCAAGGATCAGCAGACACCAAAGAAGAAACAACTCCTTTCACCTTA gatgacgaagaagctgttttaGAAGGCGAAAAGGAAGCGGAAAAGATGATAGTGGAGGCATACTCTGCTCTACTACTCGCTTTTCTTTCAACTGAAAG TAGAAGTATCCGCAACTCCATCAAAGACTATCTCCCAAAACGCAATCTCGCAATTCTTGTACCGGTCTTGGAGAGATTTGTG GCATTTCACACGACTCTAAACATGATCCCTCCGGAGACACATAAAGCAGTGATGGAAGTAATTGAATCCTGCAAACTACCGTAA
- the LOC106401102 gene encoding uncharacterized protein At4g04980-like, with the protein MSARTCKAEPVNWQASLRSCMTKQDVKRSPVSPSSSIKTSRSSLVSQKTLLQPVKGQASVTSSKSKQDVKPSLVSPSSSIEASRSPLMSQKTSLQPGKGKTSPTSNKTKQDVKPSLVSPSSSIRASRSPLVSQTTSRRVASSAKDIKDSHKEITKNSSLSKGTGNFILTVELRKTIITFRGIIDLPLLTGHLSITNLVTSTMEDLHELCPDIVDSSRLLDIKHAADTDKLLDQFYNALKSIGDSWIDDHEWIIKSKYRKSNNSLRKNLSDRLFEKVIAALDGLNKGMNERLNMTEINSDEEKKTVTKQPITTRTVQTPPSKVGDVAISVSNFPRNVRMQALVKLSPIDVKRLKIQKSMCQEEAQSNNGDNDNDNNNESVKEKQKSVTEKMEKAKEAILVEQDTVKSCSKGSERSEVVPKSLALTTPHSVNAAPPPPQPLPVAAPNGPLPPPPGAAAPLPPPPGAAAPQPPPPLPMAPGKGPGAPPFPMAPGKGTGAPPPPPPLRLGAKKATSKLKRSRHLGELFRFLRGKIEGKDPKARSRGGAGGSKAGIGSAPAGGKQGMAEALAEITKKSAYFQQIEADVEMYMKAINELKKEISSFKSKDMAELQKFHLYIESVLEKLTDETKVLARCEEFPESKLEAIRMAAALYSKLQGMIKVLKNWKIESPAEQLFDKTERYFAKIRKEIDTLEQTKVEEEKKFKKHNIHFDFGLLIQIKELMVDISSGCMELALKEKREAKIASESRGGKQCRIKNKTVGWAKTLWRAFQFAFGVYTFAGGQDDRADKITRELGNEIELILNNE; encoded by the exons ATGAGTGCGAGAACCTGTAAAGCTGag CCTGTAAACTGGCAGGCATCACTTAGGAGTTGTATGACCAAACAGGATGTAAAACGTTCTCCGGTTTCTCCATCATCCTCGATCAAGACGTCTAGATCTTCATTAGTGAGCCAAAAAACATTGTTACAGCCTGTAAAAGGGCAAGCATCAGTTACAAGTAGCAAGTCCAAACAAGATGTTAAACCCTCTTTGGTTTCTCCATCATCATCCATCGAGGCGTCTAGATCTCCATTAATGAGCCAAAAGACTTCGTTACAGCCTGGCAAAGGGAAGACATCACCTACAAGTAATAAGACCAAACAAGATGTAAAACCTTCTTTGGTTTCTCCATCATCATCCATCAGGGCCTCTAGATCTCCACTCGTAAGCCAAACAACTTCAAGACGTGTTGCTTCGTCGGCCAAAGATATAAAAGATTCTCACAAAGAAATAACAAAGAACTCAAGTTTGAGCAAAGGGACGGGAAATTTCATTCTTACGGTCGAGCTTCGAAAAACGATTATCACATTTAGGGGCATCATCGACCTTCCTCTTCTCACCGGTCATCTTTCCATAACCAAT CTGGTGACGAGCACGATGGAAGATCTCCATGAGCTATGTCCTGATATCGTCGACAGCTCGCGTCTCTTGGATATAAAACATGCTGCAGACACGGATAAG TTGCTTGACCAGTTTTACAACGCTTTGAAATCAATTGGAGATTCATGGATCGATGACCATGAATGGATTATCAAATCCAAGTATAGGAAGAGTAATAATAGCCTTAGGAAGAATCTATCTGATCGACTTT TTGAAAAGGTGATAGCTGCATTAGATGGACTGAATAAGGGTATGAACGAGAGGCTCAATATGACAGAGATCAACAGtgatgaagagaagaaaacgGTTACGAAGCAACCGATCACGACAAGAACGGTCCAGACTCCACCGAGTAAAGTTGGAGATGTTGCAATTTCTGTTTCAAACTTTCCAAGAAACGTGAGAATGCAAGCCCTTGTCAAACTGAGTCCTATCGATGTGAAGCGACTCAAAATCCAAAAGAGTATGTGCCAGGAAGAAGCTCAGAGCAATAATGGTgataatgataatgataataataatgagAGTGTTAAGGAGAAGCAGAAGAGTGTAACAGAGAAGATGGAGAAAGCAAAGGAAGCAATCCTTGTGGAACAAGATACTGTTAAAAGCTGCTCAAAGGGTTCAGAGAGGTCTGAAGTTGTGCCTAAATCTTTGGCTCTGACTACTCCTCATTCAGTGAATGCTGCACCACCGCCCCCACAGCCACTTCCAGTAGCTGCTCCAAACGGACCACTGCCTCCACCTCCAGGGGCTGCAGCACCACTGCCTCCACCACCAGGGGCTGCTGCACCACAGCCTCCACCACCACTTCCAATGGCTCCAGGGAAAGGACCGGGTGCCCCACCATTCCCAATGGCTCCAGGAAAAGGAACAGGggctccaccaccaccaccgccactTCGCTTGGGAGCCAAGAAAGCAACTAGCAAACTGAAGAGATCAAGACACCTAGGGGAACTCTTCAGATTCCTAAGGGGGAAAATCGAAGGTAAGGATCCAAAAGCAAGATCCCGTGGCGGCGCTGGAGGAAGCAAAGCTGGAATAGGAAGCGCTCCAGCCGGGGGAAAGCAAGGAATGGCTGAAGCTCTTGCTGAGATAACAAAGAA GTCAGCTTATTTTCAGCAAATAGAAGCAGATGTGGAAATGTACATGAAAGCTATCAATGAGCTGAAAAAAGAGATCTCCAGCTTCAAGAGCAAGGACATGGCAGAGCTTCAGAAGTTCCACCTTTATATAGAATCAGTGCTTGAGAAACTAACAGATGAAACAAAG GTTCTAGCGAGATGTGAAGAGTTCCCGGAGAGTAAACTCGAAGCAATAAGAATGGCTGCTGCCTTGTACTCCAAGCTTCAGGGTATGATCAAAGTGCTCAAGAACTGGAAGATTGAGTCTCCTGCTGAACAACTTTTCGATAAGACTGAACGTTACTTTGCAAAG ATAAGAAAAGAGATTGACACTCTAGAGCAGAccaaagtagaagaagaaaagaagttcAAGAAACATAACATCCATTTCGACTTCGGTCTACTTATTCAGATCAAGGAATTAATGGTTGACATCTCATCAGGCTGCATGGAACTTGCATTAAAG GAGAAGAGAGAAGCAAAGATTGCATCAGAATCACGCGGGGGAAAGCAGTGCAGGATCAAGAACAAGACTGTAGGATGGGCAAAAACGCTGTGGAGGGCATTTCAGTTTGCGTTCGGAGTTTACACATTTGCTGGTGGACAAGACGACCGAGCTGATAAGATTACCAGAGAGTTGGGTAATGAGATCGAACTCATCCTCAACAACGAATGA
- the BNAA06G06790D gene encoding wings apart-like protein 1 isoform X1, translating into MMERTYGRRKPGMPQRTLPDSLNDTVSQAEYLSSSSSPDIDPLDYSLLPFSSQDSWHSSSMSESREDYPRRAKRSRNGEGFTSTLLEAQEFGELMEHEDEVNFALDGLRNGQQVRIRRASLSSLLSICASQHQRRSLRAQGISQTIIDAILSLSLDDIPSNLAAATLFFLLTADGQDEHFMESPKCIKFLIKLLKPVVVTSAQGKPRSIGFNLLSLRKDVGPAQDAVKTNDPSSSVILSCVQELLVNCKEMRSADSYKAETTRPELSTKWVALLTMERACLSKISFDDTSGSVKKTGGNFKEKLRELGGLDAVLEVVMDCHAVMERWVECDTLSYQDKKDSLHKQTLMLLLKCLKIMENATFLSTDNQNHLLGFKKCLGSRESRMSFTELTISVIKMLSGLHLRGGVSSPHNVNPHCSIAGILVADRRVNNEVVTISSDTCSTVGSISTRNGSVSQRYQSIIDLDSPPSSTSGYQSSVSGNEPTKPTTRVGSSIAGSFAGRLASLGSDIARSTSRTSQVEEPSGKRNGKYSFLDENQDPFAFDLEDSKPSSKWALASVKQKKPRAQKKKGCYKKSKDECLYQRFPSQEESSNHRLNSQEESSGRDCSISLQVSSSTTNDIDEECLCLLSDCLLTAVKVLMNLTNDNAVGCRQVGGCGGLESMAELIAKHFPSFTRSPLFNEMDMTGSSQQKKDKHLTDQELDFLVAILGLLVNLVEKDGVNRSRLASASVPITKPERLQESEQEMIPLLCSIFLTNQGSADTKEETTPFTLDDEEAVLEGEKEAEKMIVEAYSALLLAFLSTESSRSIRNSIKDYLPKRNLAILVPVLERFVAFHTTLNMIPPETHKAVMEVIESCKLP; encoded by the exons ATGATGGAGCGAACGTACGGCCGCCGCAAGCCGGGTATGCCGCAAAGAACCCTACCCGACTCTCTAAACGACACCGTCTCGCAGGCGGAATAtctctcttcctcttcgtcGCCGGACATCGATCCCCTCGATTACTCCCTCCTCCCTTTCTCCAGCCAAGATTCGTGGCATTCTTCTTCGATGTCGGAATCTCGGGAGGATTATCCACGGAGGGCCAAAAGATCGAGGAACGGCGAGGGTTTTACCTCCACGTTGCTCGAGGCGCAGGAGTTCGGCGAGCTGATGGAGCACGAGGACGAGGTTAACTTTGCGCTTGATGGGTTGAGGAATGGGCAGCAGGTTAGGATCCGGAGGGCTAGTTTGTCGTCTCTGCTGTCGATTTGTGCTTCTCAGCACCAGCGCCGCTCGTTGAGGGCTCAAGG GATCTCCCAAACCATAATTGATGCGATTTTGAGTCTTAGCCTTGATGACATACCAAGCAATCTTGCCGCAGCCACCCTTTTCTTCCTGCTAACTGCTGAC GGCCAAGACGAGCACTTTATGGAGTCACCCAAGTGCATCAAGTTTCTGATAAAGTTGTTGAAACCTGTGGTTGTTACTAGCGCTCAGGGGAAGCCACGCAGTATAGGATTTAACCTCTTATCTTTACGAAAGGATGTTGGTCCAGCACAGGATGCGGTGAAAACGAATGATCCAAGCTCCAGCGTTATACTTTCATGTGTTCAGGAACTTCTTGTTAATTGCAAGGAGATGAGATCTGCTGATAGCTATAAAGCCGAAACAACGAGACCTGAGCTAAGTACGAAATGGGTGGCTTTGTTGACTATGGAGAGGGCTTGCTTATCCAAAATTTCGTTTGATG ATACTTCTGGTTCTGTGAAAAAGACCGGAGGGAATTTCAAGGAGAAACTGCGAGAACTAGGAGGACTTGATGCAGTCCTTGAGGTCGTTATGGACTGTCACGCTGTTATGGAG CGCTGGGTGGAATGCGACACACTGTCCTATCAGGATAAGAAAGATAGTCTGCATAAGCAGACTTTAATGCTGCTTTTGAAATGTCTGAAAATCATGGAGAATGCTACGTTCCTCAGCACAGACAACCAG AATCATTTGCTCGGGTTTAAGAAATGTTTGGGTTCTCGTGAATCCCGGATGTCTTTCACAGAGCTCACAATAAGTGTCATTAAGATGCTTTCAG GTCTTCACCTACGTGGAGGGGTTTCAAGTCCTCACAATGTAAATCCTCACTGTTCAATTGCTGGTATCTTGGTAGCAGATCGTAGAG TTAACAATGAGGTTGTGACAATAAGTTCAGATACATGCTCAACCGTTGGCTCCATCTCAACCAGGAATGGGAGTGTGTCCCAGAGATATCAATCCATAATCGATTTAGACTCGCCACCTTCATCGACGTCCGGTTATCAATCAAGTGTGTCAGGAAATGAGCCCACTAAGCCAACGACCAGAGTCGGTTCATCGATAGCTGGTTCGTTTGCAGGCAGATTGGCGTCACTGGGTAGTGACATTGCCAGAAGTACTTCAAGGACCAGTCAAGTTGAAGAACCAAGTGGTAAAAGAAATGGAAAATATTCATTCCTAGATGAAAACCAAGATCCTTTTGCGTTTGATTTGGAAGATTCTAAACCTTCGTCCAAGTGGGCGTTAGCATCTGTAAAGCAAAAGAAACCTAGAGCTCAAAAGAAGAAAGGGTGCTACAAGAAGAGTAAAGATGAATGTTTGTATCAGCGGTTCCCGAGCCAAGAGGAATCATCAAACCATAGGTTGAATTCCCAGGAAGAGTCAAGTGGCAGAGACTGCAGTATATCGCTGCAAGTATCTTCGTCTACAACAAATGACATTGATGAAGAATGTCTATGTCTTTTATCTGATTGCCTTCTAACAGCCGTTAAG GTTCTGATGAACTTAACAAATGATAACGCTGTCGGTTGTCGGCAAGTTGGTGGGTGCGGAGGGCTGGAAAGCATGGCTGAGTTAATTGCCAAACACTTTCCGTCTTTCACCAGATCTCCGCTTTTTAATGAGATGGATATGACAGGATCTTCCCAACAGAAGAAAGACAAACATCTTACAGATCAGGAGTTAGATTTTCTTGTTGCCATCTTGGGTTTGCTAGTAAATTTGGTTGAGAAAGACGGAGTGAACAG gtcaCGACTTGCTTCAGCGAGTGTTCCTATTACAAAACCAGAAAGGTTGCAAGAGAGTGAACAGGAGATGATTCCTTTATTGTGTTCAATCTTTCTCACCAATCAAGGATCAGCAGACACCAAAGAAGAAACAACTCCTTTCACCTTA gatgacgaagaagctgttttaGAAGGCGAAAAGGAAGCGGAAAAGATGATAGTGGAGGCATACTCTGCTCTACTACTCGCTTTTCTTTCAACTGAAAG CAGTAGAAGTATCCGCAACTCCATCAAAGACTATCTCCCAAAACGCAATCTCGCAATTCTTGTACCGGTCTTGGAGAGATTTGTG GCATTTCACACGACTCTAAACATGATCCCTCCGGAGACACATAAAGCAGTGATGGAAGTAATTGAATCCTGCAAACTACCGTAA